The DNA window ACGTGCACCGGTTAATTGAAAATGATACAATAAACAACGCTAGAAAGTTAGGCTTAACTTCGGAAATTAAtaaagcctaacgttaggcctaactttaggcTAGGAAGAATCGTACGAGCGCGTATTGTACGCCTATGGCCTAGGTATAACTATCACTTAGCCTTACAAGTTACAGTAGGCCCAGGGTTAGGCaaaaagggagtgaagactcgcgcacataCTTGAAACGCTTGATGACGGTAatatgacctagtttcgaatgatgtgtaacagaagtgttagacaccaccatctatcccagaaaatacacacagctcgctaccgtctgtaattagacactagtgagtagtgtacagtcaatacatgcagctacagtacagtcaatacccacaacacagtgtacatagcaacgATGGAtttctcaggtccagataaagcACTAATATTAATAAAGGCAAATGTCCAAACAATGAATGGATACAGGACCTTGTATGATAAGTATGCAAGAGTTTCCTGTAGAAGGACGTTTGTTCATGGTTCTAGCCTAGCGCGATAGTAGGcacatattttatacattaaaattaaggccgtggctattcttacgactagtcgtaacaatgaTTTATAATTCAAGCGCAGGAAAGTAAataagcaactgcgcatgtagtaggggtaaccctaaccctaaacggGTACCGTtattttccgcacacgttactttccgctgaaacaaaacggtgttttccgcaaacaaatttgtcagcagaaaacaacgtttttttcagcggaaagtaccgtttttttttgggaggaacagaatgacttactgaaatgattaagcacatggaaggatttaggaagatggagaagataggatttgactgtaacaggataaaatgtagcttcGAGACTAGATTTAGGATAGCTAAGgttgtagcttaggctgtaggcactagcttaggctgtaagcacaagtttaattttagttaaacaGCGCCACCCTTTTGGGTTGTAGTTTTCGACATGCCTTAGttatacagccatttccagcgaaaatcaaagataccaccttttttttaaaccatcatTACGCGGACCgcagttttaatactttattagatactcaatccttcataacgcgggcgTCCCTTTGCCCTTTTATCCGCCAACCGCCTCATACTTCTTTAATAAGACCTAATTACaaacaccccaagcctcctctaaattataagcagcttaaatTTTCTGatatgaactcagtctaaccatccttgatcgacgttctttgatactttctcatgttattttaatcatcctgcctgaatttggtatcctaaaattgcggaaaaatatagtgtacaggtaagtgaagaaaaggtgttttccgcagaagaatttttttcagcggaaagtaatcagcggaaagtaatgtATGCGGAAAACAATTGAAACCACCCTAAACACtagccctaaccctaaccttaaccctaaccggGAATTATTGTTATTCCTAGTcataaaaatagtactcctagtcgtaaaaatagccacggtaaagcaactgcgcatgcgtatttataaattattcttacgactagtcgtaagaatagccagtTTGTAAAATTAAACTACAAAACAACCGACACACTCGATCAGACATCCAATAAATGTGAACCAGGCCAGTAGTGaagtaattgtaaacatgtttgaagaaatgacaaatactttggcTCTCGTAAAAGATGAATATCTTACAAATTTGCGATTATGTGCAATGATCAAACATTGCTTAGACTGATTGTTGCACTGCAGAGAAAGCATATCACTGACAAACAAACGCATGAATCTGATCGGAGCAGGTGCTTGctgatttttaacacagcacagtgctAGAGTAGCATTGTGAGAAGCGGTAGTTATTGCAATATTTGCTGAATAATTGCTTTAGTGTTTTTCAATAGGTTAGGCTACTTTTCAAaagcagattatgtgtagtGATAGCTTGCAGTTgagtaatcgcaacttaggtCTTGAGCACGATTAATCCCAATTCCAAAGTGTATTCGCGACTACTATCTCACGCTTCCAAATTTGACAGTCATTTAATTCTTGTATATGTAGTTACACCATTTGAAGGTGTAGTGATATGGTAAAGCTAGagatgtattttgttttgagaCATTGAATGGTGTATAGTGATATGGTAAAGCTAGAGATGTATTTTGCTTTGAGAAATTTAATGGTGTAGTGATATGGTAAAGTTAGAGATGTATTTTGCTTTGAGACATTGAATGGTGTAGTGATATAGTAAAGCTAAAGATGTATTTTGCTTTGAGAAATTGAATCTGTAGTAATTTTCCCTATCCCAAAAATGTGTTTTAAGTCTGTACGACTTGTAACTAAGGGTTTAACTAAATGAGAAAAGAAATTAATGTGTAATGTTCACTGTAATTTGGCTTGATTGCTGTTGTGTTGTAGAcatgatttttttctgttttcttattCAATATTCTTGGTGTTTTCTCTCCAGGTAATGAGTTGGCCTACTTCTTTGCAGGCACTACTTTTATCTTCATGACACGTTGCCATTGGAGCAGTTTACTATTACAGAGGTGGCCTATCAAAATGAAAGACCTACACTGGTTAACCACCAGTTCTTCCAACAGAATTACTACTGGGATTTGTTCTAGTGCCAAATCTGATCTTCAGGATCAAAGAAAGTCAACAAACAGAACATACCAGGTGAATAAAGTGACAAATATAACAATAAGACATAGCTACGTTTCAAAGCTGTGCTTAGTGTTAGATATGCCACAAGATGGTGTTCCATCAATGTATCAGCAATAGTCAAAATACTATGCAACTGTAATGTAGTAAAATCAATGTATTATTTAATCTGGGTTATTTATTAAATCAATCATGGGGCAAAGAGcttttgctgctgctgctgccccttctctgtggaacagccttccagaacatgtaaatCACAGTCCATCTCTTGATTCTTTTAAACGCTCTCTCAAGACTCATCTGATAAAAACTGTATAATTAATTGTTCACTGTTGCTCATTTTTTGCTTATATTTTTGTCTTGTactttgtttactgtttttggttccttgctttttgcaaagcaaggaacctagatgcattcaacttggcgtgtgtgtgtgtgtgtgtgtgtgtatatgtgacacattgcttgtgtacacgatatctcaataaggaaatgatgtatgatgatcaaacttggtgggtggatagCCATAGTAAGATacccatagtaagaggaagatattgtttttggtgcccccaaaggtcagttagatgccaaaaaccaatatattaaaaacagcaataactcccattgacaggtcccacatggttgatattttgggagtagtcgTGAATgcggtaagggatcgtttccaaacataacagtaatgtgatcaaaggtcaacaaaggtcaattaatgataaaaaactagtatttttgcgataacttgagaatgaaatgtctgttagggttgggagttgcttcaatgtaatccaattgtcgacccgcatctgggtgacccttgacctcaatttgacctctggtaacCTTTAGGTGTTTTGAAGCAGTTTTGAttctattttcagatgtcaactttaggtaccttctgatcataaatgtcaataggttgaccctgtgtgaccttcgtgtgcgaagttgtatgaagtcaaagtttttggtcggagttaggatggctgtacagacttgtcgtgttgtTTTTTTGAATCAGGATATAAAACTATgtatctgaaaccaaggtcaaaaggtcaaaggtcacattagaaaaaatgtgcttattttgggaggaaacaggcaaaaaaggaaatgttggttttgatgctagatttggatgtcaaaggtaccttccgatcaaaaatatcaatgggttgacccaaggtgacctttgagTGTTTAGTTACAggatatgaggtcaaagttaatcttcagacatttagtgcaataactcccagtgctaaggtgtgacacggttgatattttgggacaagttgcaaatggtataggggaatattttcaaacttaaaggtcatgtgatccgaggtcaccaaaggtcaattaatgttacaaaacatgtattttggggggagaaaatgggcagaGAAAATATgctgaatttttacagttttgatgctctatttaggtctcaccgatcaaaaatgtcaattggttgacccccAGGtcacctttgtgtgtgaagttatgtatacaagttcaaagttaatttttagacatttaatgcaattaactcccaatgccaaggtgcgacacagttgatattttgggacagtttgtgaatggggtggtggaacgttttcaaacttaacggtcatgtcatctgaggtcaacaatgttatcatatctgttgacccgcttgtaggtgaccttatatttcttacattttcgacgccataagTGCCTTATAAGTGTTGGCCATAGTGtgggttactttatgggtacatgtatgACCAGTTGACCACAATTACTTTGACTATTTGCGCCCAATCTTGCTTgctaatattatgtgtattgtcatatacccgtATGCAAGGAACCTCTGTGCCATTGGGCTCTTGTTTGTTTTGCTGTTgcactgtttgtgtcactgCGCCATGATCGCCTTGTTTAACAGATACCGACGCATTATTAATGtccattataattattatgattattcattATGGCAACAAATAATTACTGTAGAAGGGTGCCTGTGTTTAATAGATTGTAAGGTAATTAAATGCAGCTTCTTAGTAGGAAGGTGTTTGCCTACCCTGGCACCAGTTTGTTCAGCACAGTGCTGGTATTGGGCAGAACCCTGTGTGGGTTGCCCGTTCTTGTTTGCTACTGACTTTCACTGACATTATCAAACCAATTGTTCACCAGCATAAATCTGCCAGGGTGCCTTGATGTCACTCAGTATTTCAGATATTGGTCAGGTCACTCAGGTGCTGTATAATTGATGGTGATTTCAAGTGGCAGTCCTGGTAGCAAAATGGGTAACTTGTAATTATTTTCTCTGAATAATGTACTCTTATAGTGTGACACACCTATTGAAACACCCAATCTGTGCAGTATTGTTTGTAGCTACTGTAAAGTACTCATACATACACACAGATTGAAATACCCAATCTGTGAAGTATTGTTTGTAGCTACAGGTACTCAACCATACTCAACCATTGAATTACCCTCTCTAGAATTTTGTTTGTAGAGTCGCTCTACTCAACCATACTTACCATTGAAATACTCTATCTGTGCAGTATTGTTTGTAGCTACTCGACCGTACTCACATTGAAATACTCTATCTGCTGGTGAAGTATAGTTTGTAGCTACAGTACTCGACCATACAGTACTTACCCATTGAAATATATACTCTATCTGTGCAATATTGATTGTTGCTACTCGACCGTACTCACACATTGAAATACTCTATCTACTGGTGAAGTATGGTTTGTAGCTACTTAACCATACAGTACTCACCCATTGAAATACTCTATCTACTGGTGAAGTATTGTTTGTAGCTACTCGACCATACTCACACATTGAAATACTCTATCTACTGGTGAAGTATGGTTTGTAGCTACTTAACCATACAGTACTTACCCATTGAAATACTCTATGCGTGCAGTATTGTTTGTAGCTACTCGACCGTACTCACAGATTGAAATACTCGATCTATTGGTGAAGTATGGTTTCTATCTACTCAACCATACTCACACATTGAAATACTCTACTGTATCTACTGGTGAAGTATGGTTTGTAGCTACTCAACCATACTCACCCATTGAAATACTCTATCTACTGGTGAAGTATAGCTTGTAGCTACTCAACCATACTCACCCATTGAAATACTCTATCTACTGGTGAAGTATGGTTTGTAGCTACTCACCCATTGAAATACTCTATCTACTGGTGAAGTATGGTTTGAAGCTACTCAACCATACTCACCCATTGAAATACTCTATCTACTGGTGAAGTATGGCTTGTAGCTACTCAACCATACTCACACATTGAAACACTCTATCTACTGGTGAAGTATGGTTTGTAGCTACTCAACCATACTCACACATTGAAATACTCTATCTACTGGTGAAGTATGGTTTGTAGCTACTCAACCATACTCACACATTGAAACACTCTATCTACTGGTGAAGTATGGCTTGTAGCTACTCAACCATACTCACACATTGAAACACTCTATCTACTGGTGAAGTATGGTTTGTGGCTACTCAACCATACTCACACATTGAGATAATTTCAAAGTCTGTAATGCCCGACTGTAGAGTAACCAATGTTTAACTGGTTACTGTAGAGACCTTTTAACTTACAGTACTCTCAGTTTGTCGTGTCAGATTTTCTCCTCTATTAAAGTGCAAAGGGCCCAGTATTTAGTGTTATTTTCTGTTCATACTGCTCACTTATCACATTTTGCAGGAAGCAATTGGAAAGTTGAATGACCTACAGAGCAACGCATCTGTTTTGCAGTCTGTTAGGAAGACTCAAGGAAAGTTCAGTCATCGCAACATTCCAGAGGCAACTCAGTTTGCTCAGAGAGCTGGCTTGACAGTGAGTAGATTATTAATTAGGTGATTTAAGGATGAGTTATAGATCTTTAGTCTGCATATGATGTCATAGTCCAaccaaaaagaaatgtttaggTGCTGTTACTGTTTCTACATGTGgtggtaatgtttctacaggtgCTGTTAATGTTTATACAGGTGGTGGTAATGTTTCTACATGTGgtggtaatgtttctacaggtgCTGTTAATGTTTCTAAAGGTGgtgttaatgtttctacaggtgctgttaatgtttctacaggtagtggtaatgtttctacaggtgGTGGTTATGTTTCTACCGGTGgaagtaatgtttctacaggtggtggtaatgtttctacaggtgctgttaatgtttctacatgtggtgttaatgtttctacaggtgctgttaatgtttctacaggtagtggtaatgtttctacaggtgGTGGTTATGTTTCTACCGGTGGAAGTAATGTTTCTACCGGTGgtggtaatgtttctacaggtgctgttaatgtttctacatgtggtggtaatgtttctacaggtgctgttaatgtttctacatgtgctgttaatgtttctacaggtagtggtaatgtttctacaggtgGTGGTTATGTTTCTACCGGTAGTGTTAATGTTTCTACATGTGctgttaatgtttctacatgtgctgttaatgtttctacaggtggtggtaatgtttctacaggtgctgttaatgtttctacaggttGTGGTTATGTTTCTACCGGTGgaagtaatgtttctacaggtgCTGTTAATGTGCCTACAGGTGCTGTAAATGTTTCTACAGGTGctgttaatgtttctacatgtgctgttaatgtttctacaggtgctgttaatgtttctacatgtggtggtaatgtttctacaggtgctgttaatgtttctacatGTGATGGTATGTTTCTACATGTGCTGTTAAAGTTTCAAAAGGTGctggtaatgtttctacaggttCTGTTAATGTTTGTACAGGTgcttttaatgtttctacaggtagtggtaatgtttctacaggtgGTGGTTATGTTTCTACCGGTGgaagtaatgtttctacaggtgctggtaatgtttctacaggttCTGTTAATGTTTGTACAGGTgcttttaatgtttctacaggtagtggtaatgtttctacaggttGTGGTTATGTTTCTACCGGTGTAAGTTATGTTTCTACAGGTGctgttaatgtttctacaggtgctgttaatgtttctacatGTGGTGGTAATGTTTCTACATGTGGTGGTAATGTTTGTACAGGTTGTGGTTATGTTTCTACCGGTGgaagtaatgtttctacaggtgctgttaatgtttctacaggtgGTGGTAATGTTCCAACAGGTgcttttaatgtttctacatgtgctgttaatgtttctacaggtgGTGGTTATGTTTCTACCGGTGaaagtaatgtttctacaggtgCTGTTAATGTTTTTACAGGTGGTGGTAATGTTCCAACAGGTgcttttaatgtttctacatgtgctgttaatgtttctacaggtgGTGGTTATGTTTCTACCGGTGgaagtaatgtttctacaggtgGTGGTTATGTTTCTACATGTGctgttaatgtttctacaggtgCTGTTAGTGTTTCTACATGTGgtggtaatgtttctacaggtggtggtaatgtttctacatgtgctgttaatgtttctacatGTGGTGGTTATGTTTCTACCGGTGgaagtaatgtttctacaggtgctgttaatgtttctacaggtgctgttaatgtttctacatgttggggtaatgtttctacaggtggtggtaatgtttctacatgtgctgttaatgtttctacatgtggtggtaatgtttctacaggtggtggtaatgtttctacatgtgctgttaatgtttctacaggtgCTGTTAGTGTTTCTACATGTGgtggtaatgtttctacaggtggtggtaatgtttctacatgtgctgttaatgtttctacatGTGGTGGTTATGTTTCTACCGGTGgaagtaatgtttctacaggtgctgttaatgtttctacaggtgctgttaatgtttctacatgttggggtaatgtttctacaggtggtggtaatgtttctacatgtgctgttaatgtttctacatGTGGTGGTTATGTTTCTACCGGTGgaagtaatgtttctacaggtgctgttaatgtttctacaggtgctgttaatgtttctacatgttgtggtaatgtttctacaggtggtggtaatgtttctacatgtgctgttaatgtttctacaggtgGTGGTTATGTTTCTACCGGTGGAAGTAATGTTCCAACAGGTgcttttaatgtttctacagtaCATGTGctgttaatgtttctacaggtgGTGGTTATGTTTCTACCGGTGgaagtaatgtttctacaggtgctgttaatgtttctacatGTGGTGGTAATGTTTTTACAGGTGGTGGTTATGTTTCTACCGGTGgaagtaatgtttctacaggtgctgttaatgtttctacatGTGGTGGTAATGTTTCTACATGTGGTGGTTATGTTTCTACCGGTGgaagtaatgtttctacaggtggtggtaatgtttctacatgtgctgttaatgtttctacatGTGGTGTTTATGTTTCTACCGGTGgaagtaatgtttctacaggtgGTGGTTATGTTTCTACATGTGgtggtaatgtttctacaggtAGTGGTAATGTTTCTACATGTGGTGGTTATGTTTCTACCGGTGgaagtaatgtttctacaggtgctgttaatgtttgtacatgtggtggtaatgtttctacaggtggtggtaatgtttctacaggtgGTGGTTATGTTTCTACCGGTGgaagtaatgtttctacaggtgctgttaatgtttctacagtATTGTTCAAGCAAACAACTTTTTTGTCTTAACAAACCTAATATCCTACCGTTGTTATTGTAAGGCATAGTGAAGCCTACAGGAGCTTACTTGGCATTTGCATGTCTTAAGTGTTGCCAAGTGTTTTTACAAAGCTGTTAAATAATACTGAGTGCCGAGTGGTGGTGGATTTATATAATTGGTGCTATTGGTATAAAAGGTAGTATTTGGGTCATTAACTTGGAACTCGGAATAGGTTGTTCCAACTTGTTGAATGAACTTGCAATATGTTGTGTGTGGATCCAATTTGTTATTAGAAAATCCTCCTCTAATGAAATGTGAAACAAGGAATCTCAAATGATCCTGTTGTTTTACTTGTTTTTATCTCTCTAGATGGATCAGTTAAATACACTACCAATTATTCATGTCAGTGGAACAAAAGGAAAAGGATCAGTGTGTGCATTTTGTGAAAGTATTCTCAGGAAGCATGGTCTGAAAACTGGATTTTACAGGTAAAAGAAATGAGTTGAACTGTATGCAGCAAACAATATAAAGTAGGCAATatgaataaagtaaacaatatagTGTTGGCTGTATGAATAAagtaaataatgtaaaatagGCTGTatgaataaagtaaacaatatagAATAGGCTATATGAATAAAGTAGACAATAAAGTATAGGCTGTatgaataaagtaaacaatatataataGACTAAAagaataaagtaaacaatatagAATAGGCTATAagaataaagtaaacaatatagAATAGGCTGTACGAATAAAGTTAACAATATAGAATAGGCTGTAagaataaagtaaacaatatagAATAGGCTGTatgaataaagtaaacaatatagTGTTGGCTGTATGattaaagtaaacaatatataataGACTATAagaataaagtaaacaatatagAATAGGCTATAagaataaagtaaacaatataaaaatggCTGTatgaaataaagtaaacaatatagAATAGGCTCTTTacataaataaagtaaacaatatagTGTTGGCTGTatgaataaagtaaacaatataaaataGGCTATatgaataaagtaaacaataaagtataGGCTGTACGAAAAAACTAAACAATATAGCTATAagaataaagtaaacaatatagAATAGGCTGTatgaaataaagtaaacaatatagAATAGGCTGTatgaataaagtaaacaatatagTGTTGGCTGTatgaataaagtaaacaatatagTGTTGGCTGTatgaataaagtaaacaatataaaataGGCTATatgaataaagtaaacaataaagtataGGCTGTAcgaaaaaagtaaacaatatagcTATAagaataaagtaaacaatatagAATAGGCTGTatgaaataaagtaaacaatatagAATAGGCTGTatgaataaagtaaacaatatagTGTTGGCTGTatgaataaagtaaacaatatagTGTTGGCTGTatgaataaagtaaacaatataaaataGGCTATatgaataaagtaaacaataaagtataGGCTGTAcgaaaaaagtaaacaatatagcTATAagaataaagtaaacaatatagAATAGGCTGTatgaaataaagtaaacaatatagAATAGGCTTTatgaataaagtaaacaataaattatAGGTAATAcgaataaagtaaacaatatagAACACGCTATATGAATAAAGTAAACAGTAAAATGTAGGTTATatgaataaagtaaacaatataaaataGGTTATatgaataaagtaaacaataaagtaaagGTAGTACga is part of the Apostichopus japonicus isolate 1M-3 chromosome 22, ASM3797524v1, whole genome shotgun sequence genome and encodes:
- the LOC139964049 gene encoding uncharacterized protein, encoding MSAVTVSTCGGNVSTGAVNVYTGGGNVSTCGGNVSTGAVNVSKGGVNVSTGAVNVSTGSGNVSTGGGYVSTGGSNVSTGGGNVSTGAVNVSTCGVNVSTGAVNVSTGSGNVSTGGGYVSTGGSNVSTGGGNVSTGAVNVSTCGGNVSTGAVNVSTCAVNVSTGSGNVSTGGGYVSTGSVNVSTCAVNVSTCAVNVSTGGGNVSTGAVNVSTGCGYVSTGGSNVSTGAFNVSTGSGNVSTGGGYVSTGGSNVSTGAGNVSTGSVNVCTGAFNVSTGSGNVSTGCGYVSTGVSYVSTGAVNVSTGAVNVSTCGGNVSTCGGNVCTGCGYVSTGGSNVSTGAVNVSTGGGNVPTGAFNVSTCAVNVSTGGGYVSTGESNVSTGAVNVFTGGGNVPTGAFNVSTCAVNVSTGGGYVSTGGSNVSTGGGYVSTCAVNVSTGAVSVSTCGGNVSTGGGNVSTCAVNVSTCGGYVSTGGSNVSTGAVNVSTGAVNVSTCWGNVSTGGGNVSTCACFYMWW